In Macadamia integrifolia cultivar HAES 741 chromosome 1, SCU_Mint_v3, whole genome shotgun sequence, a single window of DNA contains:
- the LOC122082702 gene encoding E3 ubiquitin-protein ligase RKP-like isoform X1: MSEDGQRIGGLTSGLALILTSEDQRESPQKSHLISFFDDFGYQSVERTLEHIFQLPYKSVRPLPTPFEASLIHSILKNDICKFRDNQDAALPNRDGICITDSGCGPHNVTIDDTSICGDIRIIKQPLIIESQAMFSSVRANACVWKGKWMYEVILETSGIQQLGWATLSCPFTEHKGVGDAEDSYAFDGRRVSKWNKEAERYGQSWVVGDVIGCCIDLDRNEISFYRNGLSLGVAFDNVRKMAPGLGYYPAISLSQGERCNLNFGAHPFNYPIQGFYPLQSPPTVNSLATHLLQCFFRLLELQRMEKADSTSVEKLGRLKRFAPIKELFQPIAHAICEEFFCVVDMELGGIEYVCWGPLVSFLMDAFRKQSPHDFESLDGVIDLFLEFQGSRMMFQHVISSLSCSCKIATLVLTECPYSGSYSYLALVCHILRREELMVLWWESSDFDFLFEGFLSRKGLNKQDLQCLMPSVWWPGSCEDVSYESCMMLTTATLSGAVSKIEEMHRKLCCLVIEFVPPITPPQLPGSVFMTFLQNLLLKNRGADRNLPPPGVSSNSVIVSLYTVILHFLSEGFAEGDICRWIKGTGTKAGDDVGFLHRAGQRSFPVGLFLKNDPHRTDISRLGGSFNHILNSHPANDGETEVFQWEEGCMDDEETKVTHSTRQKPCCCSSSDIDFTGITKDPIQLRSKGSRAYCSPLPDRSTHVAAECSTGSLNDDMVDKASSSDQSEPEFSYRPLQHHLRNVPKRASHLYSATLREEELLDAMLLLYHIGLAPNFKQASYYMSHQSQSISLLEETDKQIKEKACNEQLKRLKESRNGYREEVIDCVRHCAWYRISLSSQWKQRGMYATCRWIVELLLVLSKMDSLFIYIPEFYLEALVDCFHALRRSDPPFVPSTVFLKHGLASFVTFIVTHFNDSRISSADLRDLLLHSISVLLQYKDYLIAFESNAASVQTLPRALLSAFDNRSWIPVTNILLRLFKGSGFGSSKHGELSSTLFQGLLRDTCIHDEALFSAFLNRLFNTLSWTMTEFSVSVREMQEKYQVLELQQRKCIVIFDLSCNLARVLEFCTHEIPQAFLAGSDMNLRRLTELVVFILNHETSAADAEFFDIRPLRRLGQSQEKINRGMILAPLVGIILNLLDASLDPEFQNDLLAVFASMDCPVTVQCGIQYLLEYNWAGSLRGNPSSTRLRQLEQFSGLLRSRTESREAEKLISSGEAEDDDDDQCCICYTSVADAWFEPCSHTSCYGCITRHLLNCQRCFFCNAVVLEVHRNDEKTL, translated from the exons ATGTCAGAAGACGGCCAGAGGATTGGTGGCCTCACTTCTGGTTTGGCTTTGATATTAACCAGCGAGGATCAAAGAGAGAGTCCTCAGAAAAGCCAtctcatttcattttttgatgattttggcTACCAATCTGTAGAAAGAACTCTTGAGCATATATTTCAACTTCCTTACAAATCCGTTCGACCATTGCCTACTCCATTTGAAGCAAGTCTCATCCATTCTATATTGAAGAATGATATCTGCAAATTTCGGGATAACCAGGATGCTGCTCTTCCTAACAGAGATGGAATATGTATTACTGATAGTGGTTGTGGACCCCACAATGTTACAATTGATGACACTAGTATCTGCGGTGATATCAGGATTATCAAGCAACCTTTGATCATAGAGAGCCAAGCTATGTTCAGCAGTGTAAGGGCGAATGCTTGTGTATGGAAAGGGAAATGGATGTATGAAGTAATTCTGGAAACTTCGGGAATACAGCAGCTTGGGTGGGCTACACTTTCGTGTCCCTTCACTGAACATAAGGGTGTAGGAGATGCTGAAGATTCGTATGCTTTTGATGGGAGGAGGGTTAGCAAATGGAATAAGGAGGCTGAGAGATATGGCCAGTCATGGGTTGTTGGCGATGTCATTGGTTGCTGTATAGATTTGGATCGGAATGAAATATCATTTTATCGGAACGGTCTCTCGCTAGGAGTGGCATTTGATAATGTTCGCAAGATGGCTCCTGGACTTGGTTATTATCCAGCCATTTCTCTTTCTCAGGGTGAGCGTTgcaatttgaattttggagcGCACCCTTTTAATTATCCTATTCAGGGGTTCTATCCTCTTCAAAGTCCTCCCACAGTGAACTCTCTTGCCACCCACTTACTGCAATGTTTCTTTAGGCTGTTGGAATTACAACGGATGGAGAAGGCTGATTCAACCTCCGTTGAAAAATTGGGAAGATTGAAGAGATTCGCGCCAATCAAAGAACTATTCCAACCGATTGCTCATGCAATCTGTGAGGAATTCTTCTGTGTGGTTGATATGGAGTTGGGAGGCATCGAATATGTTTGTTGGGGTCCACTTGTATCATTCTTGATGGATGCATTTAGAAAACAATCGCCACACGATTTCGAAAGCTTAGATGGAGTTATTGATCTCTTTCTAGAATTTCAAGGATCTCGTATGATGTTCCAACATGTAATTAGTTCTCTTTCTTGCAGCTGCAAAATAGCAACCCTGGTTCTGACAGAATGCCCGTATTCGGGGTCATACTCCTATCTTGCGTTGGTGTGTCATATCCTAAGACGCGAAGAACTGATGGTACTTTGGTGGGAATCGTCAGATTTTGACTTCTTGTTTGAAGGGTTTCTATCAAGGAAGGGTTTGAACAAGCAAGATCTGCAGTGCTTGATGCCATCTGTTTGGTGGCCTGGATCATGTGAGGATGTGTCCTATGAAAGTTGTATGATGCTGACGACTGCAACTTTGTCTGGAGCAGTCAGTAAG ATTGAGGAGATGCATCGGAAGCTTTGTTGCTTGGTCATAGAGTTCGTACCTCCAATTACACCACCCCAATTACCTGGGTCAGTTTTCATGACATTTTTACAGAACCTATTATTGAAGAATAGAGGTGCTGATCGCAACCTTCCACCGCCTGGAGTTTCTAGTAATTCTGTTATTGTTTCTCTTTATACGGTGATTCTCCATTTCCTATCTGAAGGGTTTGCAGAGGGAGACATCTGTAGATGGATAAAGGGCACTGGAACAAAAGCTGGTGATGATGTAGGTTTTCTTCACAGGGCTGGACAGAGAAGCTTCCCTGTAGGTCTTTTCCTTAAAAATGATCCTCATCGTACTGACATTTCTCGGCTTGGTGGATCATTCAATCACATATTGAATTCTCACCCTGCAAATGATGGAGAAACCGAGGTATTTCAGTGGGAGGAAGGTTGTATGGATGATGAAGAAACAAAAGTCACACACTCCACCAGGCAAAAGCCATGTTGTTGTTCAAGCTCTGATATTGATTTCACAGGGATTACTAAGGATCCAATTCAGCTCAGGTCCAAAGGATCACGAGCTTATTGCAGCCCCCTTCCAGATAGATCTACTCATGTTGCTGCAGAGTGCAGTACTGGAAGTTTGAATGATGATATGGTCGATAAAGCCAGTTCCAGTGACCAATCTGAACCTGAATTTTCTTATCGGCCATTGCAACATCATCTGAGGAATGTACCAAAGAGGGCAAGTCATTTGTATTCAGCAACACTAAGAGAAGAGGAACTTTTAGATGCTATGCTGCTGTTGTATCATATAGGTCTTGCTCCTAATTTTAAACAG GCATCATACTACATGTCTCATCAGTCACAGTCAATATCTCTTCTGGAGGAAACtgacaaacaaataaaagaaaaagcttGTAATGAACAACTAAAGCGCTTGAAGGAGTCTCGGAATGGTTATCGAGAAGAAGTAATCGATTGTGTTAGACATTGTGCATG GTATCGCATATCACTGTCGTCTCAGTGGAAGCAAAGAGGAATGTATGCAACATGCAGGTGGATTGTTGAATTGCTCTTGGTTCTTAGCAAGATGGATTCACTGTTCATCTATATCCCCGAGTTTTATCTTGAAGCACTG GTTGATTGCTTTCATGCATTGCGCAGGAGTGATCCTCCATTTGTTCCTTCTACCGTTTTTCTCAAACATGGACTTGCTTCATTT GTAACTTTTATTGTAACCCACTTCAACGACTCACGGATATCGAGTGCAGATCTAagagatcttcttcttcactctatTTCAGTCTTACTACAATACAAGGACTATCTGATTGCTTTTGAGAGTAATGCAGCATCTGTTCAGACTCTACCCAGAGCATTGCTGTCAGCATTTGACAACAGATCTTGGATTCCTGTAACAAACATACTTTTGCGGCTTTTCAAAGGTTCTggatttggatcttcgaagCATGGAGAATTATCCTCAACTCTTTTCCAG GGCTTATTACGGGACACATGCATCCATGATGAAGCATTATTCTCAGCTTTCCTTAATCGACTCTTCAACACTCTCAGCTGGACGATGACCGAGTTCTCTGTTTCTGTTCGAGAGATGCAAGAAAAATACCAG GTGTTGGAGTTGCAACAAAGGAAGTGCATCGTCATATTTGATCTGTCGTGCAATCTTGCAAGAGTCCTGGAATTCTGTACCCATGAGATCCCTCAAGCATTCCTTGCAGGGTCTGATATGAACCTTCGGAGGTTGACTGAGTTGGTTGTGTTTATTTTGAACCACGAAACTTCAGCGGCGGATGCTGAATTTTTTGACAT CAGGCCACTTAGAAGACTGGGCCAATCTCAAGAGAAAATAAACCGAGGAATGATCTTAGCGCCTCTTGTGGGGATTATCTTGAATTTGCTGGATGCTAGTCTTGATCCCGAATTCCAGAATGATCTTCTGGCAGTGTTTGCTAGCATGGACTGCCCTGTTACTGTTCAGTGTGGAATCCAGTACCTATTGGAGTACAACTGG GCTGGATCCTTGAgaggaaacccttcttcaacaaGACTCAGGCAGCTTGAGCAATTCTCAGGCCTCCTTAGAAGCAGGACAGAATCAAGGGAAGCAGAGAAGTTGATTTCTAGTGGTGAGGccgaggatgatgatgatgaccagTGCTGCATCTGCTATACTTCTGTGGCAGATGCTTGGTTTGAACCATGCTCTCATACATCATGCTATGGCTGCATAACTAGGCACCTTCTAAACTGTCAAAGGTGTTTCTTTTGCAATGCTGTAGTCCTGGAAGTGCACAGGAATGATGAGAAGACACTGTAA
- the LOC122082702 gene encoding E3 ubiquitin-protein ligase RKP-like isoform X2, with translation MSEDGQRIGGLTSGLALILTSEDQRESPQKSHLISFFDDFGYQSVERTLEHIFQLPYKSVRPLPTPFEASLIHSILKNDICKFRDNQDAALPNRDGICITDSGCGPHNVTIDDTSICGDIRIIKQPLIIESQAMFSSVRANACVWKGKWMYEVILETSGIQQLGWATLSCPFTEHKGVGDAEDSYAFDGRRVSKWNKEAERYGQSWVVGDVIGCCIDLDRNEISFYRNGLSLGVAFDNVRKMAPGLGYYPAISLSQGERCNLNFGAHPFNYPIQGFYPLQSPPTVNSLATHLLQCFFRLLELQRMEKADSTSVEKLGRLKRFAPIKELFQPIAHAICEEFFCVVDMELGGIEYVCWGPLVSFLMDAFRKQSPHDFESLDGVIDLFLEFQGSRMMFQHVISSLSCSCKIATLVLTECPYSGSYSYLALVCHILRREELMVLWWESSDFDFLFEGFLSRKGLNKQDLQCLMPSVWWPGSCEDVSYESCMMLTTATLSGAVSKIEEMHRKLCCLVIEFVPPITPPQLPGSVFMTFLQNLLLKNRGADRNLPPPGVSSNSVIVSLYTVILHFLSEGFAEGDICRWIKGTGTKAGDDVGFLHRAGQRSFPVGLFLKNDPHRTDISRLGGSFNHILNSHPANDGETEVFQWEEGCMDDEETKVTHSTRQKPCCCSSSDIDFTGITKDPIQLRSKGSRAYCSPLPDRSTHVAAECSTGSLNDDMVDKASSSDQSEPEFSYRPLQHHLRNVPKRASHLYSATLREEELLDAMLLLYHIGLAPNFKQASYYMSHQSQSISLLEETDKQIKEKACNEQLKRLKESRNGYREEVIDCVRHCAWYRISLSSQWKQRGMYATCRWIVELLLVLSKMDSLFIYIPEFYLEALVDCFHALRRSDPPFVPSTVFLKHGLASFVTFIVTHFNDSRISSADLRDLLLHSISVLLQYKDYLIAFESNAASVQTLPRALLSAFDNRSWIPVTNILLRLFKGSGFGSSKHGELSSTLFQGLLRDTCIHDEALFSAFLNRLFNTLSWTMTEFSVSVREMQEKYQVLELQQRKCIVIFDLSCNLARVLEFCTHEIPQAFLAGSDMNLRRLTELVVFILNHETSAADAEFFDMPLRRLGQSQEKINRGMILAPLVGIILNLLDASLDPEFQNDLLAVFASMDCPVTVQCGIQYLLEYNWAGSLRGNPSSTRLRQLEQFSGLLRSRTESREAEKLISSGEAEDDDDDQCCICYTSVADAWFEPCSHTSCYGCITRHLLNCQRCFFCNAVVLEVHRNDEKTL, from the exons ATGTCAGAAGACGGCCAGAGGATTGGTGGCCTCACTTCTGGTTTGGCTTTGATATTAACCAGCGAGGATCAAAGAGAGAGTCCTCAGAAAAGCCAtctcatttcattttttgatgattttggcTACCAATCTGTAGAAAGAACTCTTGAGCATATATTTCAACTTCCTTACAAATCCGTTCGACCATTGCCTACTCCATTTGAAGCAAGTCTCATCCATTCTATATTGAAGAATGATATCTGCAAATTTCGGGATAACCAGGATGCTGCTCTTCCTAACAGAGATGGAATATGTATTACTGATAGTGGTTGTGGACCCCACAATGTTACAATTGATGACACTAGTATCTGCGGTGATATCAGGATTATCAAGCAACCTTTGATCATAGAGAGCCAAGCTATGTTCAGCAGTGTAAGGGCGAATGCTTGTGTATGGAAAGGGAAATGGATGTATGAAGTAATTCTGGAAACTTCGGGAATACAGCAGCTTGGGTGGGCTACACTTTCGTGTCCCTTCACTGAACATAAGGGTGTAGGAGATGCTGAAGATTCGTATGCTTTTGATGGGAGGAGGGTTAGCAAATGGAATAAGGAGGCTGAGAGATATGGCCAGTCATGGGTTGTTGGCGATGTCATTGGTTGCTGTATAGATTTGGATCGGAATGAAATATCATTTTATCGGAACGGTCTCTCGCTAGGAGTGGCATTTGATAATGTTCGCAAGATGGCTCCTGGACTTGGTTATTATCCAGCCATTTCTCTTTCTCAGGGTGAGCGTTgcaatttgaattttggagcGCACCCTTTTAATTATCCTATTCAGGGGTTCTATCCTCTTCAAAGTCCTCCCACAGTGAACTCTCTTGCCACCCACTTACTGCAATGTTTCTTTAGGCTGTTGGAATTACAACGGATGGAGAAGGCTGATTCAACCTCCGTTGAAAAATTGGGAAGATTGAAGAGATTCGCGCCAATCAAAGAACTATTCCAACCGATTGCTCATGCAATCTGTGAGGAATTCTTCTGTGTGGTTGATATGGAGTTGGGAGGCATCGAATATGTTTGTTGGGGTCCACTTGTATCATTCTTGATGGATGCATTTAGAAAACAATCGCCACACGATTTCGAAAGCTTAGATGGAGTTATTGATCTCTTTCTAGAATTTCAAGGATCTCGTATGATGTTCCAACATGTAATTAGTTCTCTTTCTTGCAGCTGCAAAATAGCAACCCTGGTTCTGACAGAATGCCCGTATTCGGGGTCATACTCCTATCTTGCGTTGGTGTGTCATATCCTAAGACGCGAAGAACTGATGGTACTTTGGTGGGAATCGTCAGATTTTGACTTCTTGTTTGAAGGGTTTCTATCAAGGAAGGGTTTGAACAAGCAAGATCTGCAGTGCTTGATGCCATCTGTTTGGTGGCCTGGATCATGTGAGGATGTGTCCTATGAAAGTTGTATGATGCTGACGACTGCAACTTTGTCTGGAGCAGTCAGTAAG ATTGAGGAGATGCATCGGAAGCTTTGTTGCTTGGTCATAGAGTTCGTACCTCCAATTACACCACCCCAATTACCTGGGTCAGTTTTCATGACATTTTTACAGAACCTATTATTGAAGAATAGAGGTGCTGATCGCAACCTTCCACCGCCTGGAGTTTCTAGTAATTCTGTTATTGTTTCTCTTTATACGGTGATTCTCCATTTCCTATCTGAAGGGTTTGCAGAGGGAGACATCTGTAGATGGATAAAGGGCACTGGAACAAAAGCTGGTGATGATGTAGGTTTTCTTCACAGGGCTGGACAGAGAAGCTTCCCTGTAGGTCTTTTCCTTAAAAATGATCCTCATCGTACTGACATTTCTCGGCTTGGTGGATCATTCAATCACATATTGAATTCTCACCCTGCAAATGATGGAGAAACCGAGGTATTTCAGTGGGAGGAAGGTTGTATGGATGATGAAGAAACAAAAGTCACACACTCCACCAGGCAAAAGCCATGTTGTTGTTCAAGCTCTGATATTGATTTCACAGGGATTACTAAGGATCCAATTCAGCTCAGGTCCAAAGGATCACGAGCTTATTGCAGCCCCCTTCCAGATAGATCTACTCATGTTGCTGCAGAGTGCAGTACTGGAAGTTTGAATGATGATATGGTCGATAAAGCCAGTTCCAGTGACCAATCTGAACCTGAATTTTCTTATCGGCCATTGCAACATCATCTGAGGAATGTACCAAAGAGGGCAAGTCATTTGTATTCAGCAACACTAAGAGAAGAGGAACTTTTAGATGCTATGCTGCTGTTGTATCATATAGGTCTTGCTCCTAATTTTAAACAG GCATCATACTACATGTCTCATCAGTCACAGTCAATATCTCTTCTGGAGGAAACtgacaaacaaataaaagaaaaagcttGTAATGAACAACTAAAGCGCTTGAAGGAGTCTCGGAATGGTTATCGAGAAGAAGTAATCGATTGTGTTAGACATTGTGCATG GTATCGCATATCACTGTCGTCTCAGTGGAAGCAAAGAGGAATGTATGCAACATGCAGGTGGATTGTTGAATTGCTCTTGGTTCTTAGCAAGATGGATTCACTGTTCATCTATATCCCCGAGTTTTATCTTGAAGCACTG GTTGATTGCTTTCATGCATTGCGCAGGAGTGATCCTCCATTTGTTCCTTCTACCGTTTTTCTCAAACATGGACTTGCTTCATTT GTAACTTTTATTGTAACCCACTTCAACGACTCACGGATATCGAGTGCAGATCTAagagatcttcttcttcactctatTTCAGTCTTACTACAATACAAGGACTATCTGATTGCTTTTGAGAGTAATGCAGCATCTGTTCAGACTCTACCCAGAGCATTGCTGTCAGCATTTGACAACAGATCTTGGATTCCTGTAACAAACATACTTTTGCGGCTTTTCAAAGGTTCTggatttggatcttcgaagCATGGAGAATTATCCTCAACTCTTTTCCAG GGCTTATTACGGGACACATGCATCCATGATGAAGCATTATTCTCAGCTTTCCTTAATCGACTCTTCAACACTCTCAGCTGGACGATGACCGAGTTCTCTGTTTCTGTTCGAGAGATGCAAGAAAAATACCAG GTGTTGGAGTTGCAACAAAGGAAGTGCATCGTCATATTTGATCTGTCGTGCAATCTTGCAAGAGTCCTGGAATTCTGTACCCATGAGATCCCTCAAGCATTCCTTGCAGGGTCTGATATGAACCTTCGGAGGTTGACTGAGTTGGTTGTGTTTATTTTGAACCACGAAACTTCAGCGGCGGATGCTGAATTTTTTGACAT GCCACTTAGAAGACTGGGCCAATCTCAAGAGAAAATAAACCGAGGAATGATCTTAGCGCCTCTTGTGGGGATTATCTTGAATTTGCTGGATGCTAGTCTTGATCCCGAATTCCAGAATGATCTTCTGGCAGTGTTTGCTAGCATGGACTGCCCTGTTACTGTTCAGTGTGGAATCCAGTACCTATTGGAGTACAACTGG GCTGGATCCTTGAgaggaaacccttcttcaacaaGACTCAGGCAGCTTGAGCAATTCTCAGGCCTCCTTAGAAGCAGGACAGAATCAAGGGAAGCAGAGAAGTTGATTTCTAGTGGTGAGGccgaggatgatgatgatgaccagTGCTGCATCTGCTATACTTCTGTGGCAGATGCTTGGTTTGAACCATGCTCTCATACATCATGCTATGGCTGCATAACTAGGCACCTTCTAAACTGTCAAAGGTGTTTCTTTTGCAATGCTGTAGTCCTGGAAGTGCACAGGAATGATGAGAAGACACTGTAA